From the genome of Penaeus chinensis breed Huanghai No. 1 chromosome 37, ASM1920278v2, whole genome shotgun sequence, one region includes:
- the LOC125045285 gene encoding uncharacterized protein LOC125045285, whose protein sequence is MNVENPREMREENGVVTELMVAGVTQDEVEKELKMNRGKVLGTDNIPIEAWISQEEAGVGYLTSLFNKVLAGERMPDEWRKSPLIPICKNKGDAQDCGRSTKDTIFALRMLMEKYREGQRQFVCVFMDLEKAYDRVPREALCHYIIESSISEVYVREAQDMYNDFMTAVRSVVATTEGVEMEVGLQQGRLLKLSVDFQAQQETLNVSMAPPERKRNKHQKQHGISLKRKRKEDIVR, encoded by the exons ATGAATGTTGAAAACcccagggaaatgagagaggaaaatggggtgGTGACAGAACTAATGGTTGCAGGAGTAACACAGGATGAGGTAGAGAAGGAACTGAAAATGAATAGGGGCAAAGTTTTAGGGACAGACAACATTCCTATAGAAGCATGGATAAGCCAAGAAGAAGCAGGGGTTGGATACTTGACATCCCTATTCAACAAAGTCCTTGCAGGAGAGAGAATGCCAGATGAGTGGAGAAAGAGCCCACTGATACCCATTTGCAAGAACAAAGGAGACGCGCAGGATTGCG GGAGAAGTACCAAAGATACCATCTTTGCGCTACGAATGTTGATGGAAAAGTACAGAGAGGGACAAAGgcaatttgtttgtgtgttcatggaTTTGGAGAAGGCATATGATAGAGTACCGAGAGAGGCACTGTGTCACTACATCATTGAGTCATCAATATCGGAAGTGTATGTAAGGGAGGCACAAGATATGTATAATGATTTTATGACAGCAGTGAGAAGTGTAGTGGCTACCACAGAAGGGGTTGAGATGGAAGTTGGTTTGCAGCAGGG TAGACTGTTGAAGTTAAGTGTTGATTTCCAag CGCAACAAGAAACTTTGAATGTATCAATGGCGCCGCCCGAACGTAAACGCAACAAGCACCAGAAACAGCATGGAATTTCTCTTAAACGAAAACGGAAGGAAGACATTGTTCGCTAA
- the LOC125045517 gene encoding facilitated trehalose transporter Tret1-like codes for MDKTTESDKKGDGEDAEHSPITLRRMACVLVIASTPFLNGMMVGWSAVLPKLQEDDRFPVSDEDVTWLVSLMLVVGIGVSPAAGTLAEYLGPRRVMFLAMLPVVGFWLLQACTPYLSLLYVGRTAASVSASMVCTMVQPLIAELCPTRIRGMASTMPEVMSCVGVLLGYVLAYLLPWDVATAVSAAPFLPLSLAILFVPESPYWLVRKKRIDEAERSLRALLGRSVDVTKELDAIRSTTTFKQSKFKNQVKELRERRNAIPVILMLSVFVLRELGGKGPVFNYTVYMFRNAGVQLDAFYCTVFVGVARLASTCVSACTLDLVGRKPLLVGTAVICAVSEGVAGAFLFLEVEGADWVPLVSVIVFVIGYGVGLGPIPWIYLGELLPTPVRSLAAALITFSYSITYFGVSYLFLRVISSLGLGPTMMVFAAANLIIAFLVLCFIPETKGRTLQDMETAFASKIKSQDISVTFEEKASPAKEKVQMDDSRYDNTKGVSSV; via the exons ATGGACAAGACTACAGAGAGCGATaagaaaggagacggagaagatgCTGAACACAGTCCCATCACTTTACGCCGA ATGGCGTGCGTGTTGGTGATCGCCAGCACGCCCTTCTTGAACGGAATGATGGTCGGCTGGTCGGCGGTGCTGCCCAAGCTGCAGGAGGACGACAGGTTCCCCGTGTCCGACGAGGACGTCACGTGGCTCG TGTCTCTCATGCTGGTCGTGGGCATCGGCGTGTCCCCTGCGGCCGGAACCCTGGCAGAGTACCTGGGCCCCAGACGCGTCATGTTCCTGGCCATGCTACCTGTCGTTGGCTTCTGGCTGCTGCAGGCCTGCACGCCCTACCTGTCCTTACTCTACGTCGGAAGGACCGCCGCCTCCGTCAGCGCCTCCATGGTGTGCACGATGGTGCAGCCGCTGATCGCTGAGCTGTGCCCCACGCGGATCAGGGGAATGGCGTCCACGATGCCGGAGGTGATGAGCTGCGTCGGGGTGCTGCTGGGCTATGTGCTCGCCTACCTGCTGCCCTGGGACGTCGCCACCGCCGTTTCTGCCGCTCCGTTCCTCCCCCTGTCTCTGGCGATACTCTTTGTCCCCGAG TCTCCGTATTGGCttgtgaggaagaagagaattgaCGAAGCTGAGAGGTCCTTGAGAGCTCTGTTGGGCCGCAGCGTTGACGTCACGAAGGAACTGGACGCCATCAGGAGCACCACGACCTTCAAGCAGTCCAAGTTCAAGAACCAG GTGAAAGAGCTTCGTGAGCGACGCAACGCCATCCCTGTAATATTGATGTTGAGTGTGTTCGTCCTGAGAGAACTTGGCGGAAAAGGGCCGGTGTTCAACTACACAGTTTACATGTTCCGCAATGCGGGCGTGCAGCTCGATGCCTTCTACTGCACAGTATTCGTTGGTGTTGCTCGCCTTGCAAGCACGTGCGTGTCTGCTTGCACTCTAGACCTAGTGGGTCGCAAGCCCCTCCTCGTGGGCACAGCAGTGATCTGCGCAGTGTCGGAGGGCGTCGCCGGAGCCTTCCTCTTCCTGGAGGTGGAGGGGGCCGACTGGGTGCCTCTAGTGTCTGTGATTGTCTTCGTGATCGGCTATGGGGTCGGTCTGGGACCCATTCCGTGGATCTACCTTGGCGAACTGTTGCCAACACCCGTGAGATCTCTCGCGGCTGCATTGATTACCTTTAGTTATTCCATAACATATTTTGGAGTAAGCTATTTGTTCCTTAGAGTCATATCATCATTAGGTCTCGGGCCGACGATGATGGTGTTTGCGGCCGCGAATCTGATCATCGCCTTCCTTGTGCTGTGCTTCATTCCCGAGACCAAAGGCCGAACTCTGCAGGACATGGAGACCGCCTTCGCATCGAAGATTAAAAGCCAGGACATATCCGTGACTTTTGAAGAAAAGGCCTCGCCAGCCAAAGAAAAGGTTCAGATGGACGACTCCCGATACGATAACACGAAAGGGGTGTCATCAGTCTGA